The following coding sequences are from one Lycium ferocissimum isolate CSIRO_LF1 chromosome 3, AGI_CSIRO_Lferr_CH_V1, whole genome shotgun sequence window:
- the LOC132049684 gene encoding probable serine/threonine-protein kinase PBL7, whose translation MGWCPCSGPSKQNSKKKNSVDSVQHSSDKSKAKNSLHTKEVDKDAGSNQIAAKTFIFRELAAATKNFRGDFLLGEGGFGRVYKGVIESNQVVAIKQLDRNGLQGNREFLVEVLMLSLLHHPNLVNLIGYCADGDQRLLVYEYMPLGSLEDHLHDPTPGKERLDWNTRMRIAAGAAKGLEYLHSASPPVIYRDLKCSNILLGEGYHAKLSDFGLAKLGPVGDNTHVSTRVMGTYGYCAPEYAMTGQLTLKSDVYSFGVVLLEIITGRKAIESSKTGGDFNLVIWARPLFKDRRKFSQMADPMLQGHYPVRGMYQALAVAAMCVQEQPNMRPVIADVVTALTYLASQKFDQETRGGIQTSRPGPTTSPRMKRW comes from the exons ATGGGTTGGTGTCCTTGTTCTGGACCATCCAAACAGAactcaaagaagaaaaattctgtAGATTCAGTCCAACACTCTTCAG ATAAGTCAAAAGCAAAGAATTCATTACACACAAAGGAAGTTGATAAGGATGCAGGGTCCAACCAAATTGCAGCCAAGACTTTTATATTTCGTGAATTAGCGGCTGCAAccaaaaattttcgaggtgatTTTCTTCTCGGAGAAGGAGGCTTTGGTAGAGTATACAAAGGGGTGATTGAGTCCAATCAG GTCGTCGCCATCAAGCAACTCGATCGTAATGGATTGCAGGGCAACAGGGAATTTCTTGTCGAAGTGCTGATGTTAAGTCTGTTACACCATCCTAACCTTGTAAATCTAATCGGCTATTGTGCTGATGGAGATCAGAGACTTCTGGTCTATGAATATATGCCATTAGGGTCATTGGAAGACCATCTTCATG ATCCTACGCCAGGTAAGGAACGGCTAGATTGGAACACTAGAATGAGAATTGCTGCCGGAGCAGCAAAAGGCTTGGAATATCTACACAGTGCAAGTCCCCCTGTAATATACCGTGATTTAAAATGCTCCAACATTTTGCTTGGTGAGGGTTATCACGCAAAGCTCTCTGACTTTGGCTTGGCCAAACTGGGGCCCGTAGGAGATAACACCCATGTTTCTACAAGAGTTATGGGTACTTATGGGTACTGTGCACCAGAGTATGCCATGACTGGACAGTTGACTTTGAAGTCAGATGTTTACAGCTTTGGGGTAGTTCTCTTGGAGATCATTACAGGCAGGAAAGCAATTGAAAGTTCAAAAACTGGAGGAGATTTCAATCTCGTGATATGG GCAAGACCATTGTTCAAAGACCGGAGGAAATTCTCGCAGATGGCTGATCCAATGCTGCAAGGCCATTATCCAGTAAGGGGCATGTATCAAGCTCTAGCAGTTGCAGCAATGTGTGTTCAGGAGCAACCTAACATGCGTCCAGTTATAGCAGATGTTGTTACGGCTTTGACCTACCTTGCTTCACAAAAATTTGACCAGGAAACCCGCGGGGGCATCCAAACTTCACGGCCAGGACCTACTACTTCACCTAGAATGAAACGATGGTGA